The genomic interval TTTTTGAAGTGTTGCAGCAGCCGTTCTTCCGAGGTTATCGAGTGGCAATTCATAGGTTAGTTCATCGCCAATTTCAATATCAGGATCAACCTCTTTGGCATCTTTAATGGCGATAAAATTTTCATTTCCTTCTAAAAGTCTTGCATCATCAGGTTCAACTACGATGACTTTTTGATACAGTTTAAGTGTTTTTGTCGCAGGGTCAATCTCTGCGCCGTATTCGTATTCTGCGCCGTAAATACGTTTTGCAGTCTTGATGAGTGCCAAGGTTACGGTGTTCTTAACTTCTTTAATGTCGAGCCCTTTTTCATGGGCAATAGATTCTATAATGTCTACAATTTTTTCCATAAGTTTCCTTAATAAAGATACATATTTTTTATGTCATGTGTGATATTCGCAATGATGAAAAATCAAAAATGGAAATTTAAACGATTGCGGTGAAGAGTAAGGATTATAACTAAAATCTTCTTTTATTTTTCTTTATGAGAAAGCAGTTGTTTGCTTTTAATGAGGAATTTATCGAAAACAAAGTATACTTCGCGATATATCTTTGTGCATGTTGTACACATACGATAATTTTTGCGATAGAAAAGAGGTTTACAATGGAAATCAAATTAGCACGAAATGAAATTAATGGAAAACCAAAGACAATTACATTGGACAAAGTGACAGAGATTATTGAGAAAGAGGGACAAAAGATTTTTTATTTTGACAAAGAAAATTCTCATAAAGACCTCGTGGCACTGGTCGAGCACTTTGAAGCACAAGGCTTTAGCGTCTATTTAAGAGACATTCGTTATGGCTTGGGTGAGAGCGATTACATGTACGAAGTACATATCCTCTAAGGCTGGATTTTGGGTATAGCAGAAGCGAAAAAGCTTTATATCGAAACCCTTGGTTGTGCGATGAATGTGCGGGACTCTGAGCACATTATCGCCGAGCTTGGGGATAAAGAAAATTATGTTTTAACGAACAATCTACAAGAAGCAGACCTGATCTTGGTTAATACCTGTAGTGTGCGTGAAAAACCGGTCAGTAAACTTTTTTCAGAGATCGGTAAATACAACCTTCAAAAAAAAGAGGGCGCGAAGATCGGCGTGTGCGGATGTACGGCAAGTCATTTGGGCAAAGAGATCTTTAGACGTGCTCCATATGTGAGCTTCGTCATCGGCGCACGCAACGTCTCCAAAATCTCCACAGCAGTCAATACCGAAAAATTTCTCAGTGTTGACACCGACTACGATGAGAGCACCTACGCGTTTGGCGAATACCGCAACAGTTTGTATAAAGCCTACGTCAACATCTCCATCGGGTGTGATAAAAAATGTACCTACTGCATCGTGCCACAAACCAGAGGCGATGAAATCTCTATTCCTGCGGATTTGATTGTCAATGAAGCACGAAAAGCAGCCCAAAATGGGGCTAAAGAGATCTTTTTACTTGGGCAAAATGTCAACAATTATGGCAGACGTTTTAGCGGTAATGTCGAGCGCTCCATGGATTTTTCAGACCTGCTTAACCTTATCAGTGAAATTCCCGAAGTCGAGCGCATTCGTTTTACCTCTCCGCATCCCCTTCACATGGACGATAAATTTTTAGAGACCTTTGCTAACAATCCTAAAGTCTGCAAATCGATGCACATGCCATTGCAAAGCGGTTCAACGCATATTTTAGAGCAGATGAAACGTGGCTATAGCAAAGAGTGGTTTTTAAATCGCGCGTTAAAACTTCGTGAAATGATTCCCGATGTTTCGATCAGTACTGACATTATCGTCGCTTTCCCAGGCGAGAGTGAGGCTGATTTTGACGATACTTTGGATGTCATACGACAGGTCAAATTTGAGCAAATTTTTGCGTTTAAATACTCTCCTCGACCGCTCACTAAAGCGGCTGAATTTACGAACCAAATTGATTCTGAAATAGGCTCAGCTAGATTG from Sulfurospirillum multivorans DSM 12446 carries:
- the miaB gene encoding tRNA (N6-isopentenyl adenosine(37)-C2)-methylthiotransferase MiaB, whose protein sequence is MNVRDSEHIIAELGDKENYVLTNNLQEADLILVNTCSVREKPVSKLFSEIGKYNLQKKEGAKIGVCGCTASHLGKEIFRRAPYVSFVIGARNVSKISTAVNTEKFLSVDTDYDESTYAFGEYRNSLYKAYVNISIGCDKKCTYCIVPQTRGDEISIPADLIVNEARKAAQNGAKEIFLLGQNVNNYGRRFSGNVERSMDFSDLLNLISEIPEVERIRFTSPHPLHMDDKFLETFANNPKVCKSMHMPLQSGSTHILEQMKRGYSKEWFLNRALKLREMIPDVSISTDIIVAFPGESEADFDDTLDVIRQVKFEQIFAFKYSPRPLTKAAEFTNQIDSEIGSARLERLQLLQDEILDEIAAKHLNKTYPVYIDELRNSGFLAGRSDNNALVQIKGDESLLGQTVTIKITNPKRLSLYGEIVL
- a CDS encoding HP0268 family nuclease yields the protein MEIKLARNEINGKPKTITLDKVTEIIEKEGQKIFYFDKENSHKDLVALVEHFEAQGFSVYLRDIRYGLGESDYMYEVHIL